Proteins found in one Scylla paramamosain isolate STU-SP2022 chromosome 44, ASM3559412v1, whole genome shotgun sequence genomic segment:
- the LOC135094191 gene encoding LDL receptor repeat-containing protein egg-1-like isoform X1: MVFFALTNGSTCEPNEITCSTSTLCLPRAHLCDGQVDCPDHSDEMKCPAKRQHAQKGVCWQESFYIECDGVWQCAEGEDEKGCLGCGADEWYCGVGQECYTASQRCDGTLQCSNAVDELSCNTKCQNEVACWGAAVTPSTSGVMALLTVVTHLMRPTVPLCSVMARMALSCVTTGGASERPGGVTSWTTAGTEATSRTASGTQ; encoded by the exons ATGGTGTTTTTTGCTT tGACCAATGGCAGCACCTGTGAGCCTAATGAGATCACATGCAGTACCTCCACCTTGTGCCTGCCACGTGCGCACCTGTGTGATGGCCAGGTGGATTGTCCTGACCACTCTGATGAGATGAAGTGTCCTGCCAAGAGACAGCATGCCCAGAAAg gtgtgtgtTGGCAAGAAAGTTTCTACATAGAGTGTGATGGAGTGTGGCAGTGTGcggaaggggaggatgagaagggGTGTCTTG GGTGTGGTGCTGATGAGTGGTACTGTGGTGTGGGGCAGGAGTGCTACACGGCATCACAGCGCTGTGATGGAACCCTCCAGTGCTCCAATGCTGTGGATGAACTCTCCTGCA ATACCAAGTGCCAGAATGAGGTTGCCTGCTGGGGGGCGGCTGTTACCCCTTCTACCAGCGGTGTGATGGCTCTCCTGACTGTGGTGACGCATCTGATGAGGCCAACTGTTCCCCTTTGCTCTGTAATGGCaag AATGGCACTTTCCTGTGTAACAACCGGCGGTGCATCCGAGAGACCTGGAGGTGTGACCAGCTGGACGACTGCCGGGACGGAAGCGACGAGCAGGACTGCCTCAGG aaCTCAGTGA
- the LOC135094191 gene encoding CD320 antigen-like isoform X3: MVFFALTNGSTCEPNEITCSTSTLCLPRAHLCDGQVDCPDHSDEMKCPAKRQHAQKGCGADEWYCGVGQECYTASQRCDGTLQCSNAVDELSCNTKCQNEVACWGAAVTPSTSGVMALLTVVTHLMRPTVPLCSVMARMALSCVTTGGASERPGGVTSWTTAGTEATSRTASGTQ, encoded by the exons ATGGTGTTTTTTGCTT tGACCAATGGCAGCACCTGTGAGCCTAATGAGATCACATGCAGTACCTCCACCTTGTGCCTGCCACGTGCGCACCTGTGTGATGGCCAGGTGGATTGTCCTGACCACTCTGATGAGATGAAGTGTCCTGCCAAGAGACAGCATGCCCAGAAAg GGTGTGGTGCTGATGAGTGGTACTGTGGTGTGGGGCAGGAGTGCTACACGGCATCACAGCGCTGTGATGGAACCCTCCAGTGCTCCAATGCTGTGGATGAACTCTCCTGCA ATACCAAGTGCCAGAATGAGGTTGCCTGCTGGGGGGCGGCTGTTACCCCTTCTACCAGCGGTGTGATGGCTCTCCTGACTGTGGTGACGCATCTGATGAGGCCAACTGTTCCCCTTTGCTCTGTAATGGCaag AATGGCACTTTCCTGTGTAACAACCGGCGGTGCATCCGAGAGACCTGGAGGTGTGACCAGCTGGACGACTGCCGGGACGGAAGCGACGAGCAGGACTGCCTCAGG aaCTCAGTGA